A genomic region of Venturia canescens isolate UGA chromosome 7, ASM1945775v1, whole genome shotgun sequence contains the following coding sequences:
- the LOC122414043 gene encoding uncharacterized protein isoform X5 — MLDPSVLTDLEELTLCGYCKQKFNDLDQCPKYLSCKHYFCLRCIESNLLKGRDLFCTHCWKRTDLGDQGPDSLPTNLPLLALANNFSHLKITNNGNAKPEKERKSENCHTHGMPFALWCCTCCTVLCRACATPQEHPGHQIKSLTDAKEQLLSDVQLELISMTKLSSEIQRLAVQQREFLIKILEACVTLKTHVETDLQNGWTHFPEISDAREALGKAKASLQMIETPGEIWSLHGQLAIDKQRLQAKYQEMMLQCQLDDLIGNSGVVFDFGLLKQALASIHSGESITAPGNGGTRSNNHLAAAQNPILFLANYCMSQLYSRHVVSKQQHMQNGSIEYHGNIVAPSLIHLQGPPPQPVQNSQQQQQQLLIQPGSPSIKSTSSGPPTSMLHPVQQNSYMQDGVGPVILHSPTQITPNNVTSNLRGPNNPYPMYYFNIEVNSAPHGRIVIEVRPDVAPKMSKNFSVLASGEIGFGYKGCTIFQCWEGESVITGDFELNNGRGGRSIYEDGYFMPDDTKFPAVRGAVGMRRTQKRHDNLGMVGSQFRIILQEMRGFTGIFGHVVEGLELVEKISTYGDQTGKPTKTIVIAKSGKL; from the exons atGCTGGATCCAAGTGTTTTGACGGATCTGGAGGAGTTGACGCTTTGCGGATATTGCAAGCAAAAGTTCAACGACCTGGATCAATGCCCAAAGTATTTGAGTTGCAAGCATTACTTTTGTCTGCGTTGCATCGAGAGCAATTTGCTAAAGGGACGAGATCTTTTTTGCACTCACTGCTGGAAGAGAACAGACCTCGGAGATCAAGGTCCGGATTCATTGCCGACAAACTTGCCCCTCTTAGCACTggccaataatttttctcaccTCAAGATTACAAACAATGGCAACGCTAAGcctgagaaagagagaaag AGTGAAAATTGTCACACGCACGGAATGCCATTTGCACTATGGTGCTGTACGTGTTGCACCGTACTTTGTCGCGCTTGTGCGACGCCACAGGAACATCCTGGCCACCAAATAAAATCATTGACCGACGCCAAAGAACAACTTTTATCCGAC GTACAACTCGAACTAATATCAATGACAAAATTATCCTCGGAGATCCAGAGACTGGCGGTGCAACAgcgtgaatttttaataaaaattctggaGGCTTGCGTAACATTGAAAACGCACGTGGAGACAGATTTGCAAAACGGTTGGACGCATTTTCCGGAGATATCGGACGCGCGTGAGGCGTTGGGCAAGGCAAAAGCGAGTTTACAAATGATCGAGACACCCGGTGAGATTTGGAGTTTGCACGGTCAATTGGCAATCGACAAACAGAGATTGCAGGCCAAGTATCAAGAGATGATGTTGCAATGTCAGCTAGACGATTTGATCGGTAACTCCGGAGTGGTATTTGATTTCGGGTTGTTGAAGCAAGCGCTGGCGAGTATACACTCGGGAGAAAGTATAACTGCGCCGGGAAACGGCGGCACGAGATCGAATAATCATTTGGCAGCTGCTCAAAATCCAATATTGTTCCTCGCTAACTATTGCATGTCGCAGCTGTACTCGCGACACGTCGTGAGCAAACAGCAACACATGCAAAACGGCTCGATCGAATATCACGGGAACATTGTTGCCCCATCATTGATTCATCTCCAAGGACCGCCGCCACAACCGGTGCAAAATTctcaacaacagcaacaacaattgTTGATACAACCTGGCTCACCGTCGATAAAATCAACGTCTTCGGGACCTCCGACATCGATGTTACATCCGGTTCAACAAAATTCATACATGCAGGACGGCGTCGGGCCAGTCATTCTCCACTCGCCGACGCAGATCACTCCGAACAACGTTACGTCGAATTTACGAGGACCCAACAATCCGTATCCCATGTATTACTTCAATATAGAAGTAAACTCGGCTCCTCACGGAAGAATAGTGATCGAAGTGAGGCCAGACGTCGCCccgaaaatgtcgaaaaactTCAGCGTACTCGCAAGCGGAGAAATTGGCTTCGGTTATAAAGGATGCACGATATTTCAATGCTGGGAGGGCGAGTCAGTGATAACGGGAGATTTCGAGCTGAACAACGGTCGCGGTGGTCGTAGCATTTACGAAGACGGTTACTTCATGCCAGACGATACGAAATTTCCAGCTGTACGTGGCGCCGTTGGGATGCGTCGTACCCAAAAACGCCACGACAATTTGGGCATGGTGGGATCTCAATTTCGCATAATACTCCAAGAAATGAGAGGATTCACCGGCATTTTCGGACACGTCGTCGAGGGCCTCGAGCTCGTCGAGAAAATATCGACTTACGGTGATCAGACTGGTAAACCGACGAAAACTATCGTCATCGCAAAATCGGGTAAGTTGTAA
- the LOC122414043 gene encoding uncharacterized protein isoform X4, with protein MMLDPSVLTDLEELTLCGYCKQKFNDLDQCPKYLSCKHYFCLRCIESNLLKGRDLFCTHCWKRTDLGDQGPDSLPTNLPLLALANNFSHLKITNNGNAKPEKERKSENCHTHGMPFALWCCTCCTVLCRACATPQEHPGHQIKSLTDAKEQLLSDVQLELISMTKLSSEIQRLAVQQREFLIKILEACVTLKTHVETDLQNGWTHFPEISDAREALGKAKASLQMIETPGEIWSLHGQLAIDKQRLQAKYQEMMLQCQLDDLIGNSGVVFDFGLLKQALASIHSGESITAPGNGGTRSNNHLAAAQNPILFLANYCMSQLYSRHVVSKQQHMQNGSIEYHGNIVAPSLIHLQGPPPQPVQNSQQQQQQLLIQPGSPSIKSTSSGPPTSMLHPVQQNSYMQDGVGPVILHSPTQITPNNVTSNLRGPNNPYPMYYFNIEVNSAPHGRIVIEVRPDVAPKMSKNFSVLASGEIGFGYKGCTIFQCWEGESVITGDFELNNGRGGRSIYEDGYFMPDDTKFPAVRGAVGMRRTQKRHDNLGMVGSQFRIILQEMRGFTGIFGHVVEGLELVEKISTYGDQTGKPTKTIVIAKSGKL; from the exons ATG atGCTGGATCCAAGTGTTTTGACGGATCTGGAGGAGTTGACGCTTTGCGGATATTGCAAGCAAAAGTTCAACGACCTGGATCAATGCCCAAAGTATTTGAGTTGCAAGCATTACTTTTGTCTGCGTTGCATCGAGAGCAATTTGCTAAAGGGACGAGATCTTTTTTGCACTCACTGCTGGAAGAGAACAGACCTCGGAGATCAAGGTCCGGATTCATTGCCGACAAACTTGCCCCTCTTAGCACTggccaataatttttctcaccTCAAGATTACAAACAATGGCAACGCTAAGcctgagaaagagagaaag AGTGAAAATTGTCACACGCACGGAATGCCATTTGCACTATGGTGCTGTACGTGTTGCACCGTACTTTGTCGCGCTTGTGCGACGCCACAGGAACATCCTGGCCACCAAATAAAATCATTGACCGACGCCAAAGAACAACTTTTATCCGAC GTACAACTCGAACTAATATCAATGACAAAATTATCCTCGGAGATCCAGAGACTGGCGGTGCAACAgcgtgaatttttaataaaaattctggaGGCTTGCGTAACATTGAAAACGCACGTGGAGACAGATTTGCAAAACGGTTGGACGCATTTTCCGGAGATATCGGACGCGCGTGAGGCGTTGGGCAAGGCAAAAGCGAGTTTACAAATGATCGAGACACCCGGTGAGATTTGGAGTTTGCACGGTCAATTGGCAATCGACAAACAGAGATTGCAGGCCAAGTATCAAGAGATGATGTTGCAATGTCAGCTAGACGATTTGATCGGTAACTCCGGAGTGGTATTTGATTTCGGGTTGTTGAAGCAAGCGCTGGCGAGTATACACTCGGGAGAAAGTATAACTGCGCCGGGAAACGGCGGCACGAGATCGAATAATCATTTGGCAGCTGCTCAAAATCCAATATTGTTCCTCGCTAACTATTGCATGTCGCAGCTGTACTCGCGACACGTCGTGAGCAAACAGCAACACATGCAAAACGGCTCGATCGAATATCACGGGAACATTGTTGCCCCATCATTGATTCATCTCCAAGGACCGCCGCCACAACCGGTGCAAAATTctcaacaacagcaacaacaattgTTGATACAACCTGGCTCACCGTCGATAAAATCAACGTCTTCGGGACCTCCGACATCGATGTTACATCCGGTTCAACAAAATTCATACATGCAGGACGGCGTCGGGCCAGTCATTCTCCACTCGCCGACGCAGATCACTCCGAACAACGTTACGTCGAATTTACGAGGACCCAACAATCCGTATCCCATGTATTACTTCAATATAGAAGTAAACTCGGCTCCTCACGGAAGAATAGTGATCGAAGTGAGGCCAGACGTCGCCccgaaaatgtcgaaaaactTCAGCGTACTCGCAAGCGGAGAAATTGGCTTCGGTTATAAAGGATGCACGATATTTCAATGCTGGGAGGGCGAGTCAGTGATAACGGGAGATTTCGAGCTGAACAACGGTCGCGGTGGTCGTAGCATTTACGAAGACGGTTACTTCATGCCAGACGATACGAAATTTCCAGCTGTACGTGGCGCCGTTGGGATGCGTCGTACCCAAAAACGCCACGACAATTTGGGCATGGTGGGATCTCAATTTCGCATAATACTCCAAGAAATGAGAGGATTCACCGGCATTTTCGGACACGTCGTCGAGGGCCTCGAGCTCGTCGAGAAAATATCGACTTACGGTGATCAGACTGGTAAACCGACGAAAACTATCGTCATCGCAAAATCGGGTAAGTTGTAA
- the LOC122414043 gene encoding uncharacterized protein isoform X2, with amino-acid sequence MHLTSARINLENMMLDPSVLTDLEELTLCGYCKQKFNDLDQCPKYLSCKHYFCLRCIESNLLKGRDLFCTHCWKRTDLGDQGPDSLPTNLPLLALANNFSHLKITNNGNAKPEKERKSENCHTHGMPFALWCCTCCTVLCRACATPQEHPGHQIKSLTDAKEQLLSDVQLELISMTKLSSEIQRLAVQQREFLIKILEACVTLKTHVETDLQNGWTHFPEISDAREALGKAKASLQMIETPGEIWSLHGQLAIDKQRLQAKYQEMMLQCQLDDLIGNSGVVFDFGLLKQALASIHSGESITAPGNGGTRSNNHLAAAQNPILFLANYCMSQLYSRHVVSKQQHMQNGSIEYHGNIVAPSLIHLQGPPPQPVQNSQQQQQQLLIQPGSPSIKSTSSGPPTSMLHPVQQNSYMQDGVGPVILHSPTQITPNNVTSNLRGPNNPYPMYYFNIEVNSAPHGRIVIEVRPDVAPKMSKNFSVLASGEIGFGYKGCTIFQCWEGESVITGDFELNNGRGGRSIYEDGYFMPDDTKFPAVRGAVGMRRTQKRHDNLGMVGSQFRIILQEMRGFTGIFGHVVEGLELVEKISTYGDQTGKPTKTIVIAKSGKL; translated from the exons ATGCATTTAACGAGTGCAAGAATCAATCTCGAAAATATG atGCTGGATCCAAGTGTTTTGACGGATCTGGAGGAGTTGACGCTTTGCGGATATTGCAAGCAAAAGTTCAACGACCTGGATCAATGCCCAAAGTATTTGAGTTGCAAGCATTACTTTTGTCTGCGTTGCATCGAGAGCAATTTGCTAAAGGGACGAGATCTTTTTTGCACTCACTGCTGGAAGAGAACAGACCTCGGAGATCAAGGTCCGGATTCATTGCCGACAAACTTGCCCCTCTTAGCACTggccaataatttttctcaccTCAAGATTACAAACAATGGCAACGCTAAGcctgagaaagagagaaag AGTGAAAATTGTCACACGCACGGAATGCCATTTGCACTATGGTGCTGTACGTGTTGCACCGTACTTTGTCGCGCTTGTGCGACGCCACAGGAACATCCTGGCCACCAAATAAAATCATTGACCGACGCCAAAGAACAACTTTTATCCGAC GTACAACTCGAACTAATATCAATGACAAAATTATCCTCGGAGATCCAGAGACTGGCGGTGCAACAgcgtgaatttttaataaaaattctggaGGCTTGCGTAACATTGAAAACGCACGTGGAGACAGATTTGCAAAACGGTTGGACGCATTTTCCGGAGATATCGGACGCGCGTGAGGCGTTGGGCAAGGCAAAAGCGAGTTTACAAATGATCGAGACACCCGGTGAGATTTGGAGTTTGCACGGTCAATTGGCAATCGACAAACAGAGATTGCAGGCCAAGTATCAAGAGATGATGTTGCAATGTCAGCTAGACGATTTGATCGGTAACTCCGGAGTGGTATTTGATTTCGGGTTGTTGAAGCAAGCGCTGGCGAGTATACACTCGGGAGAAAGTATAACTGCGCCGGGAAACGGCGGCACGAGATCGAATAATCATTTGGCAGCTGCTCAAAATCCAATATTGTTCCTCGCTAACTATTGCATGTCGCAGCTGTACTCGCGACACGTCGTGAGCAAACAGCAACACATGCAAAACGGCTCGATCGAATATCACGGGAACATTGTTGCCCCATCATTGATTCATCTCCAAGGACCGCCGCCACAACCGGTGCAAAATTctcaacaacagcaacaacaattgTTGATACAACCTGGCTCACCGTCGATAAAATCAACGTCTTCGGGACCTCCGACATCGATGTTACATCCGGTTCAACAAAATTCATACATGCAGGACGGCGTCGGGCCAGTCATTCTCCACTCGCCGACGCAGATCACTCCGAACAACGTTACGTCGAATTTACGAGGACCCAACAATCCGTATCCCATGTATTACTTCAATATAGAAGTAAACTCGGCTCCTCACGGAAGAATAGTGATCGAAGTGAGGCCAGACGTCGCCccgaaaatgtcgaaaaactTCAGCGTACTCGCAAGCGGAGAAATTGGCTTCGGTTATAAAGGATGCACGATATTTCAATGCTGGGAGGGCGAGTCAGTGATAACGGGAGATTTCGAGCTGAACAACGGTCGCGGTGGTCGTAGCATTTACGAAGACGGTTACTTCATGCCAGACGATACGAAATTTCCAGCTGTACGTGGCGCCGTTGGGATGCGTCGTACCCAAAAACGCCACGACAATTTGGGCATGGTGGGATCTCAATTTCGCATAATACTCCAAGAAATGAGAGGATTCACCGGCATTTTCGGACACGTCGTCGAGGGCCTCGAGCTCGTCGAGAAAATATCGACTTACGGTGATCAGACTGGTAAACCGACGAAAACTATCGTCATCGCAAAATCGGGTAAGTTGTAA
- the LOC122414043 gene encoding uncharacterized protein isoform X3, whose translation MILLDETRKKMLDPSVLTDLEELTLCGYCKQKFNDLDQCPKYLSCKHYFCLRCIESNLLKGRDLFCTHCWKRTDLGDQGPDSLPTNLPLLALANNFSHLKITNNGNAKPEKERKSENCHTHGMPFALWCCTCCTVLCRACATPQEHPGHQIKSLTDAKEQLLSDVQLELISMTKLSSEIQRLAVQQREFLIKILEACVTLKTHVETDLQNGWTHFPEISDAREALGKAKASLQMIETPGEIWSLHGQLAIDKQRLQAKYQEMMLQCQLDDLIGNSGVVFDFGLLKQALASIHSGESITAPGNGGTRSNNHLAAAQNPILFLANYCMSQLYSRHVVSKQQHMQNGSIEYHGNIVAPSLIHLQGPPPQPVQNSQQQQQQLLIQPGSPSIKSTSSGPPTSMLHPVQQNSYMQDGVGPVILHSPTQITPNNVTSNLRGPNNPYPMYYFNIEVNSAPHGRIVIEVRPDVAPKMSKNFSVLASGEIGFGYKGCTIFQCWEGESVITGDFELNNGRGGRSIYEDGYFMPDDTKFPAVRGAVGMRRTQKRHDNLGMVGSQFRIILQEMRGFTGIFGHVVEGLELVEKISTYGDQTGKPTKTIVIAKSGKL comes from the exons ATGATACTTCTCGatgagacgagaaaaaag atGCTGGATCCAAGTGTTTTGACGGATCTGGAGGAGTTGACGCTTTGCGGATATTGCAAGCAAAAGTTCAACGACCTGGATCAATGCCCAAAGTATTTGAGTTGCAAGCATTACTTTTGTCTGCGTTGCATCGAGAGCAATTTGCTAAAGGGACGAGATCTTTTTTGCACTCACTGCTGGAAGAGAACAGACCTCGGAGATCAAGGTCCGGATTCATTGCCGACAAACTTGCCCCTCTTAGCACTggccaataatttttctcaccTCAAGATTACAAACAATGGCAACGCTAAGcctgagaaagagagaaag AGTGAAAATTGTCACACGCACGGAATGCCATTTGCACTATGGTGCTGTACGTGTTGCACCGTACTTTGTCGCGCTTGTGCGACGCCACAGGAACATCCTGGCCACCAAATAAAATCATTGACCGACGCCAAAGAACAACTTTTATCCGAC GTACAACTCGAACTAATATCAATGACAAAATTATCCTCGGAGATCCAGAGACTGGCGGTGCAACAgcgtgaatttttaataaaaattctggaGGCTTGCGTAACATTGAAAACGCACGTGGAGACAGATTTGCAAAACGGTTGGACGCATTTTCCGGAGATATCGGACGCGCGTGAGGCGTTGGGCAAGGCAAAAGCGAGTTTACAAATGATCGAGACACCCGGTGAGATTTGGAGTTTGCACGGTCAATTGGCAATCGACAAACAGAGATTGCAGGCCAAGTATCAAGAGATGATGTTGCAATGTCAGCTAGACGATTTGATCGGTAACTCCGGAGTGGTATTTGATTTCGGGTTGTTGAAGCAAGCGCTGGCGAGTATACACTCGGGAGAAAGTATAACTGCGCCGGGAAACGGCGGCACGAGATCGAATAATCATTTGGCAGCTGCTCAAAATCCAATATTGTTCCTCGCTAACTATTGCATGTCGCAGCTGTACTCGCGACACGTCGTGAGCAAACAGCAACACATGCAAAACGGCTCGATCGAATATCACGGGAACATTGTTGCCCCATCATTGATTCATCTCCAAGGACCGCCGCCACAACCGGTGCAAAATTctcaacaacagcaacaacaattgTTGATACAACCTGGCTCACCGTCGATAAAATCAACGTCTTCGGGACCTCCGACATCGATGTTACATCCGGTTCAACAAAATTCATACATGCAGGACGGCGTCGGGCCAGTCATTCTCCACTCGCCGACGCAGATCACTCCGAACAACGTTACGTCGAATTTACGAGGACCCAACAATCCGTATCCCATGTATTACTTCAATATAGAAGTAAACTCGGCTCCTCACGGAAGAATAGTGATCGAAGTGAGGCCAGACGTCGCCccgaaaatgtcgaaaaactTCAGCGTACTCGCAAGCGGAGAAATTGGCTTCGGTTATAAAGGATGCACGATATTTCAATGCTGGGAGGGCGAGTCAGTGATAACGGGAGATTTCGAGCTGAACAACGGTCGCGGTGGTCGTAGCATTTACGAAGACGGTTACTTCATGCCAGACGATACGAAATTTCCAGCTGTACGTGGCGCCGTTGGGATGCGTCGTACCCAAAAACGCCACGACAATTTGGGCATGGTGGGATCTCAATTTCGCATAATACTCCAAGAAATGAGAGGATTCACCGGCATTTTCGGACACGTCGTCGAGGGCCTCGAGCTCGTCGAGAAAATATCGACTTACGGTGATCAGACTGGTAAACCGACGAAAACTATCGTCATCGCAAAATCGGGTAAGTTGTAA
- the LOC122414043 gene encoding uncharacterized protein isoform X1: MRQRRDGIKKKNECSEWRLPRRFSRFSHLMLDPSVLTDLEELTLCGYCKQKFNDLDQCPKYLSCKHYFCLRCIESNLLKGRDLFCTHCWKRTDLGDQGPDSLPTNLPLLALANNFSHLKITNNGNAKPEKERKSENCHTHGMPFALWCCTCCTVLCRACATPQEHPGHQIKSLTDAKEQLLSDVQLELISMTKLSSEIQRLAVQQREFLIKILEACVTLKTHVETDLQNGWTHFPEISDAREALGKAKASLQMIETPGEIWSLHGQLAIDKQRLQAKYQEMMLQCQLDDLIGNSGVVFDFGLLKQALASIHSGESITAPGNGGTRSNNHLAAAQNPILFLANYCMSQLYSRHVVSKQQHMQNGSIEYHGNIVAPSLIHLQGPPPQPVQNSQQQQQQLLIQPGSPSIKSTSSGPPTSMLHPVQQNSYMQDGVGPVILHSPTQITPNNVTSNLRGPNNPYPMYYFNIEVNSAPHGRIVIEVRPDVAPKMSKNFSVLASGEIGFGYKGCTIFQCWEGESVITGDFELNNGRGGRSIYEDGYFMPDDTKFPAVRGAVGMRRTQKRHDNLGMVGSQFRIILQEMRGFTGIFGHVVEGLELVEKISTYGDQTGKPTKTIVIAKSGKL; encoded by the exons ATGCGTCAAAGGAGGGacggtataaaaaaaaaaaacgaatgcagCGAGTGGAGATTACCGCGAAGATTTAGCCGCTTTTCTCATCTT atGCTGGATCCAAGTGTTTTGACGGATCTGGAGGAGTTGACGCTTTGCGGATATTGCAAGCAAAAGTTCAACGACCTGGATCAATGCCCAAAGTATTTGAGTTGCAAGCATTACTTTTGTCTGCGTTGCATCGAGAGCAATTTGCTAAAGGGACGAGATCTTTTTTGCACTCACTGCTGGAAGAGAACAGACCTCGGAGATCAAGGTCCGGATTCATTGCCGACAAACTTGCCCCTCTTAGCACTggccaataatttttctcaccTCAAGATTACAAACAATGGCAACGCTAAGcctgagaaagagagaaag AGTGAAAATTGTCACACGCACGGAATGCCATTTGCACTATGGTGCTGTACGTGTTGCACCGTACTTTGTCGCGCTTGTGCGACGCCACAGGAACATCCTGGCCACCAAATAAAATCATTGACCGACGCCAAAGAACAACTTTTATCCGAC GTACAACTCGAACTAATATCAATGACAAAATTATCCTCGGAGATCCAGAGACTGGCGGTGCAACAgcgtgaatttttaataaaaattctggaGGCTTGCGTAACATTGAAAACGCACGTGGAGACAGATTTGCAAAACGGTTGGACGCATTTTCCGGAGATATCGGACGCGCGTGAGGCGTTGGGCAAGGCAAAAGCGAGTTTACAAATGATCGAGACACCCGGTGAGATTTGGAGTTTGCACGGTCAATTGGCAATCGACAAACAGAGATTGCAGGCCAAGTATCAAGAGATGATGTTGCAATGTCAGCTAGACGATTTGATCGGTAACTCCGGAGTGGTATTTGATTTCGGGTTGTTGAAGCAAGCGCTGGCGAGTATACACTCGGGAGAAAGTATAACTGCGCCGGGAAACGGCGGCACGAGATCGAATAATCATTTGGCAGCTGCTCAAAATCCAATATTGTTCCTCGCTAACTATTGCATGTCGCAGCTGTACTCGCGACACGTCGTGAGCAAACAGCAACACATGCAAAACGGCTCGATCGAATATCACGGGAACATTGTTGCCCCATCATTGATTCATCTCCAAGGACCGCCGCCACAACCGGTGCAAAATTctcaacaacagcaacaacaattgTTGATACAACCTGGCTCACCGTCGATAAAATCAACGTCTTCGGGACCTCCGACATCGATGTTACATCCGGTTCAACAAAATTCATACATGCAGGACGGCGTCGGGCCAGTCATTCTCCACTCGCCGACGCAGATCACTCCGAACAACGTTACGTCGAATTTACGAGGACCCAACAATCCGTATCCCATGTATTACTTCAATATAGAAGTAAACTCGGCTCCTCACGGAAGAATAGTGATCGAAGTGAGGCCAGACGTCGCCccgaaaatgtcgaaaaactTCAGCGTACTCGCAAGCGGAGAAATTGGCTTCGGTTATAAAGGATGCACGATATTTCAATGCTGGGAGGGCGAGTCAGTGATAACGGGAGATTTCGAGCTGAACAACGGTCGCGGTGGTCGTAGCATTTACGAAGACGGTTACTTCATGCCAGACGATACGAAATTTCCAGCTGTACGTGGCGCCGTTGGGATGCGTCGTACCCAAAAACGCCACGACAATTTGGGCATGGTGGGATCTCAATTTCGCATAATACTCCAAGAAATGAGAGGATTCACCGGCATTTTCGGACACGTCGTCGAGGGCCTCGAGCTCGTCGAGAAAATATCGACTTACGGTGATCAGACTGGTAAACCGACGAAAACTATCGTCATCGCAAAATCGGGTAAGTTGTAA
- the LOC122414045 gene encoding EKC/KEOPS complex subunit TPRKB-like produces the protein MHTMDCYTLPLDGTTEKLLSLYLYTNVCNTKEIRESLMSGKLSCCVIKASLVVDPFQVAIAANKAALREKRSKLTTKSIFTEILYAMSTSSKITDSLVKFGIHDNDKNIVVVMIHRPNEKEKLEEEVLKRINGDRIPISRLNEFTDEPKVKKLYNVEQDELAVSSLLDSVISRISCDFASTSK, from the coding sequence atGCATACGATGGATTGTTACACACTGCCTTTGGACGGAACAACAGAAAAATTATTGAGCCTTTATCTCTACACAAATGTCTGTAATACAAAAGAAATACGAGAGAGCTTAATGTCAGGAAAATTGTCATGTTGCGTGATAAAGGCTTCGCTTGTAGTGGATCCGTTTCAAGTTGCGATAGCGGCGAACAAAGCAGCTCTGAGAGAAAAGCGTTCGAAACTCACAACGAAATCGATATTCACAGAAATCTTGTATGCCATGTCAACGTCCAGTAAAATAACTGATTCCCTCGTTAAATTTGGTATTCATGACAATGACAAAAATATCGTAGTCGTGATGATTCACAGACCTAATGAGAAGGAAAAACTGGAGGAAGAAGTCTTAAAACGAATAAACGGCGACAGAATTCCTATTTCGAGACTAAATGAATTCACAGATGAGCCAAAGGTCAAAAAACTTTACAATGTTGAGCAAGACGAACTGGCTGTGTCAAGTCTTCTAGATTCGGTCATAAGCAGGATAAGCTGCGATTTTGCTTCCACctccaaatga